The window aaatatgaaattttatatttaatgtttattaataTCAAAGAAAAAgtatttacaagatgaagaaaaacaattccttacattaaaaatctaaaacttTAATAGTTTagtataataaaacaattactTTAGAAAATAACTTCACAATAAAATGGGGAAATTTGTAGGTGTGATAATGGAAACAAGATGGTAGATAAGGTAATGTCATTTTTAAAGATGACAAATTTTTGTCCTAGTATTTAAAAAGGATGTagttgaataataattttatttttttgaaaaaaaacattttaagaaAAACTAGATGATTGATAATCAATGtagttgaattatatattaattaattatttacactGTATTTATTGTTGTATTTATATGCTAATATTGAtagttttgtattaaataaagggccttataattttaaaatatacaataattattaacgtCTTGATATGATTTATTGAGACcccaatattattatatatcatgaATCACtccttaaaaaattatcaatcacttattttattaaattaatgtaaACATCTAACAAATCTCCCCACAATACTAAAACAAACAAGAAATAAGGGTTAATTGAAATATgaacaacaattttttttattttttaatttagtgaaatgatttttattttaacaaactcttgacaattgatttttttatctcaaaattttgTGCTCGAATAGTATCGTTATGCGCCGAACATTCATTGATTGTAGTTGTCTAAttcatattattcataatactattattgtGACATTTATCGTTCTAAACAGTGGTGTCATCGGTTAGTGAtttaattcgtttttttttgaaaacctatGAAGCAACTATTttgtatgatttatttatttattattattattttattttataatgtcaATATTTAATGGGTGTgtataaactcttaaaaataatatgaatcacaagggaaatttgatgaaatgaccatAAAGATCagcttatttgttttttttggtaaatGCGCTAgtgatactttttttttttttatgaaaatgctcccgttgcgagacgcaaccggatgCCATGTgaattcttcttttttttgaaaaaaaaaattagtctcGCGATTGTCGGTTGCATCTCATGATTGAGGACTTCTCGCGATTGAGGACGTCTCACGACAGGGGCAAAATTgttcaaaaagaaaaaggtgTCATCAACGCCTTTTATTTTAAGCGCCGATCAAAAAGTCAAATAAGTGAATCATTATGATCatctcgtcaaatttcccaatcacaaataaattaaggaaagtttttttttaaatctaataaataaagaggAGTGATATGCGAGATTTAATCGGGAAAAGGAATGTgttattgatagaaaaaatgaaaaagtataaggagagaataaagataaattttttactattttttcaatcaattataTCATTCCTTCATCCATTATCTcttctaaatttttttctttaatcgtcatctaaattaaataaagtagaaaattttttatttaaaatattaaaaaaattaattccaaATCTCACTAAGTTagaaattgattttataaagaTCATATTAACTTATTAACTTAACgataaacttaaatttattattaagaaataaatttaaattttttgatttgaactattttaataaattatttataaactaattttgtccaaggtaaaaatatatttatttattttgatagtaatctcatttttttaattaataatattttttaaagttaaatcatcaATCTACCATTTCCACTAacttaaactaaattattttaattgtatgaAAAAGTGTAATATAGAAGgatttgaatataataaatgtcAATTTCATTAATTCTTAATTGTTATATTGACTAActagattaattatatataatagaaaggTTTTTGTAATATTAGCTAATCGAATCAATGGCTGATTCCATGGAATAGATCCAgggtctctctctctctctccgtCATCTACGCTACTGTCGGTGGGAGTAGAAAGTagacctctctctctctctctccttccTTCCgtgaaagaaagaagaagaagacaacgATCACAGACACACTCTCTCTAAAGTGATCCAAGTAAGGTCTAATTTGTACCAATTTCTTACTGTAGATTTGGTCAATTCTATTCTAATCTTTCTCAATTACTGCTTATAATCTATTCGTTTTCCTACCAAAAAAGCTTAATCACTTCATATTTTCCTTTCCGTCGGCGCTCTTCTCACCATTTTCACCTAAAAGCAGCCATCAGAACAGACAGTAAGTATACTTATAGTACTTTCatcttctctctttctctttctctttctatctGCATATACgcattctctctctttctctctcttgtaaCCGTTCGTCTTTTGCATTTCTAGATGGCTGTGGATCCGAGACAGGTACTGGCGGGGATTTTAACGGTGACAATGTTCGTTATGCTCGGGAATATGATTAAGAGAGATCATTTTGATTCATATGAAGTAATGTTTCTAACTTTGATCTTCATCgcttgattttgttttgttgaTTTTGATTCTCCGATTCTCTGATTAAATATAGATCTCAATTTGTTCGCAATAACGGTTTCGGATCTTGtgaaattaattgtttatgCTGGTTGAATTTTGTGAGATGGAGATGCTAGAGATTTAGATCCagtttttctttctaaattgaATACAGAACCTGTGCTAAGGCTTCGTTAAGATTCGATTAGCTTGTTAATTGTGAATTGAAGGAGAAATCTAAATTTCCTGTGTTTTCTCTATGGTAGTCTGGCCATGCAGATGCAAAGGCTATTGAGCATAATGTTATTAGTCGAGTTACCAGTGGACCTTGGTTGGAAGATGGTTCAGAGCTTAAGCCTTGCTGGAAGAAGCCTGTTGTAGGTAGATCAGCTTGATCCTTCTTTAATCTTGTTTGATTCTTATCCTTACAAATGAATGGTTGATTATATACCTTTCTTTTCACCGCAGATGATCCACAAGAATCAGAAGGTTTTATCACCTTCTCGCTAACGAATGGCCCAGAATATCATGTCTCACAGGTAACTACTTGTTATATTTATGCAAGATTGATGGTTtactttccttgttcttgttcttgatTTTGATGAATTTATGAATGTGTAATAGCTTTCTGAATACATTAGCCTtagtttttattgtttaatttactAGTATAGTTCAAGTTGCAAAATTCAATGGTGTCCTCACAAAGGTGTCTCTATCTTCTTTATGCTAAACTCCAACAACATGACTTCTTCTTATATTTTACTCAcatgaatttattaaattgatttttgtaTGTATTATTTACAGAAGCTCAATGGTTATTATGTTTAAACAACTGGCATTTGTCCTTATATGTTTCCCTTTTGATGGGAATTTTCATTTACTCATATATTtccaaaaaatcaaaaatttacaAGTTATGACAATGATCTTTATCAAGCTAATCTTCTCATTTGCTAATTCACATGTTCAGATTGCTGATGCAGTTGTTGTGGCAAAATATCTGCAAGCCACTCTTGTCCTGCCAGATATTAGAGGATCCAACCCAGGTGATAAAAGGTTAGTATATATATTCAGGGAAGATTTTGATTATCTTTATTGCTGAACACTTCATTAAAACAAGTTTCTTGATAGCAAGGCCATTATGTATGATGATTTATTTCTCCATATTCGCATTTAAAAACTTGTGATTTTCGTATTCATCATATCCATTATATGTTTCTACCCCTATTGACTTTCTTACCTTAATAACTCAATTTTCTTTCAATGTCCTACTTCAAACAAGATCATTTTGAAATAACCCAAGATCGAACCAAGGCATAagatttaaaagtatttttccAATTCCATTCACCCACATTTTTAAAATCCAATGTATGTGATGTTACAGGAATTTCGGAGACATTTACGATTCTGAGAAGTTCATAACTAGCCTTGAAGGAGTTGTGAAAGTAGCTAAAAAACTGCCTAATAAAGTCTCAACCAAAAACCTGGCTGTTGTAAGGGTACCAAACCGAGTAACAGAAACCTACATAGCTGAAAATGTGGAACCAATTTTCAAGTCAAAAGGAAACATAAGGCTAGCCACAACTTTTACTTCTGTCAACatgaaaaagaatgaagagaaGAGCGATTCCGATTCAGTAACATGCTTAGCCATGTTTGGAACTCTTGAATTACAGTCAGAGATTCAAGAAGTGGTTGATTCAATGGTTGAACGTCTAAGAACTTTCAGTCGCAAAACAGACGGTCGATTTGTTGCTGTAGATTTGAGAGTTGACATGCTTGAGAAAAAAGGTTGTCAGGCAAGCAGCGGTTCAAAAACAAAAAGCTGTTATAATCCTTCAGAAATCGCATTATTCTTGAGGAAGATCGGTTTCAATAAAGATACCACGATTTATTTAACTCAGTCCAGATGGGATAGTAGCCTAGATTCTTTGAAGGATTTGTTTCCCAAAACATATACCAAAGtaagtttttttcttctctttttcttctatttactttttttttatatactcaTTTGATATGTAATTTGCAGGAGGGAGTGATGCCAATTGATATGAAAGAAAAGTACTTATCATACGAAATATCAGAATACGAGAAGGTGATCGATTTCTACATAAGTTCTCAGAGCGATGTTTTTGTTCCAGCCATATCGGGTTTGTTCTATGCAAATGTGGCCGGGAAGAGAATTGGTAATGGTAAGCATCAAATACTGGTCCCAGCTAATGTTGCTGGTTCTTCGGTAGCAGATTTCGTATCGCCTTACGTATCAAAGAAGAATCATTTGGCGTATTCTTGTTTCTGCTGAAAATGTTTTGATTCTCGGGTATTGTTTGATCTATGAtatgattttaaattgtttGAGGTTCTAGAGAATTTGCTTAGTGATGATGGTGTTATACtagttgtaataatatttttatgacaATGTATTTGAACTTTGGCTTCAGAAAAGTAGTCAAAAGCTTCATAGGCTGAATCttcttcttatatatatatatgatgtggTTTTTTTGTGAGATTTATATTAGATATCAACATATttgaaaagagaagaaaaatgggTGGTTTATTGTATTGGAGTTGAGTTTATATCATTTGGATTTTGTGTAAATGTATAATTCTTCAATGTTTTGCTTTTCTTGCCTtgtaattttcaataaaattgttGAACAGTGAGGAGTAAATAGGTAAACTcaaccaaaattaaatttaattaacctATTATTCAATCGTTTGGataactcattttaatttttaacacatttattatgttttggctcgtttaagatatttttagtccgtttaacacaatttttacCGTTTAACagttatttgatttgttttttccgtttaatacgtttttgacttgataaacaattttttaacccGTTTAACCAATATTTGTCTCGATATGTtgaacaattatttaatttgttttgatccGTTTAATATATCGTTGATCCGTTTAATACGTGTTTGGCCCgttgaacacatttttgacacatctATCACGTTTTggttcgtttaacacgtttataaaatgttttaatacattttttattcgtttcataaattagttaataaattaaatgataaaataataggTGTTtcataaattagttaataaattaaatgataaaataataggTGAAATGAATAAACAAGGTCATAATTATGGtaaattctatttatttatatttatttataaaagcaaataaatattaaagagaCTTGTTAATAGTTGTGCGATTTAACAAttgtgatttgtttttttattataattcactgtgtacaataaattatttattaataagttttaaaaaattatttttttatcatcactTGAATGTAGGTTTCACCGATTGTTTTCATTTGCTAAATAACGAGGAGGTCAACTAACAATTCAGTGagtaagaaaaaaatgaattctctagactaattaaatataaaac is drawn from Impatiens glandulifera chromosome 3, dImpGla2.1, whole genome shotgun sequence and contains these coding sequences:
- the LOC124930988 gene encoding protein MANNAN SYNTHESIS-RELATED 1-like, with product MAVDPRQVLAGILTVTMFVMLGNMIKRDHFDSYESGHADAKAIEHNVISRVTSGPWLEDGSELKPCWKKPVVDDPQESEGFITFSLTNGPEYHVSQIADAVVVAKYLQATLVLPDIRGSNPGDKRNFGDIYDSEKFITSLEGVVKVAKKLPNKVSTKNLAVVRVPNRVTETYIAENVEPIFKSKGNIRLATTFTSVNMKKNEEKSDSDSVTCLAMFGTLELQSEIQEVVDSMVERLRTFSRKTDGRFVAVDLRVDMLEKKGCQASSGSKTKSCYNPSEIALFLRKIGFNKDTTIYLTQSRWDSSLDSLKDLFPKTYTKEGVMPIDMKEKYLSYEISEYEKVIDFYISSQSDVFVPAISGLFYANVAGKRIGNGKHQILVPANVAGSSVADFVSPYVSKKNHLAYSCFC